One Brassica napus cultivar Da-Ae chromosome A1, Da-Ae, whole genome shotgun sequence genomic region harbors:
- the LOC106368324 gene encoding pentatricopeptide repeat-containing protein At4g32450, mitochondrial, protein MGFVPTMIYTARGSLLSSTCKLRHPFSCDSLKPLGPLLRNLSTAAERLGFLNPNPTGTSSNQVDFVNRDQFLGGFQQNSYGQSLNPDGFYQSSELYNQRQRNWRSSSDGFSSYGNHNQENAGFVHSPNQSDPQVQSHQDNSGYDSLDALCREGNVKEAVDIIKSWRNQGYIVDLPRLLWIAKLCGDAQALQEAKVVHEFITSSVSRSDISAYNSVIEMYSACESVEDAIAVFESIPEKNSQTWCGIIRCLAKNGHEEDAVDMFSRFKVEGNRPDGEVFKEVFVACGVLGDVNEGLLHFESMRRDYGIVPDMEHYVSIVKMLAEPGYLDEALRFVELVEPNAVDLWETLMNLARVHGDLELGDRCQDVVEQLDACRLSKESKAGLVPVKSSDSAKEKLQRMTTRDNNFRAGDISLPENREYYMALKSLKEHMVELGYVPESRLALHDVEQESRDENLFNHNERFAFVSSFLNTPARSEVLVRKNLRVCIDCHNALKLMSKIVGRRMISRDVKRYHHMEDGVCSCRDYW, encoded by the coding sequence ATGGGTTTTGTCCCGACAATGATATACACGGCTAGAGGTTCGCTTCTCAGCTCCACCTGTAAGCTACGCCATCCCTTTTCTTGTGATTCACTGAAACCTCTCGGTCCTCTGTTGAGAAATCTAAGCACAGCTGCTGAGAGATTAGGTTTCCTAAACCCGAATCCAACTGGTACTTCTTCAAATCAAGTTGACTTCGTGAATAGAGATCAGTTCCTAGGTGGGTTTCAGCAGAATTCATATGGGCAGAGCTTAAACCCAGATGGGTTTTATCAAAGCAGTGAACTTTATAACCAGAGACAACGAAATTGGCGAAGTAGTAGTGATGGTTTTTCGTCATATGGTAATCACAATCAGGAGAATGCAGGTTTTGTTCACTCACCTAACCAGAGTGATCCGCAAGTCCAGTCTCATCAAGATAATAGTGGTTATGACTCATTGGATGCGCTTTGCAGAGAAGGTAATGTGAAAGAAGCAGTTGATATCATCAAATCATGGAGAAATCAGGGTTATATTGTGGATTTACCCAGGCTTTTGTGGATAGCTAAGCTATGTGGAGATGCACAGGCTTTACAAGAAGCCAAAGTTGTTCATGAGTTTATTACTTCTTCGGTTTCTCGTTCGGACATCAGCGCTTACAACTCGGTGATAGAAATGTACTCTGCTTGTGAGTCCGTGGAAGATGCGATAGCCGTTTTCGAGAGTATCCCTGAGAAGAACTCGCAGACTTGGTGCGGTATCATAAGGTGTTTGGCAAAGAATGGACATGAAGAGGACGCCGTTGATATGTTCTCTCGTTTTAAAGTTGAAGGGAACAGACCCGATGGGGAGGTTTTCAAAGAGGTCTTCGTTGCGTGCGGTGTGCTTGGTGACGTTAACGAAGGGCTGCTTCACTTTGAGTCGATGAGGAGAGACTACGGGATCGTTCCTGATATGGAACATTACGTGAGCATCGTTAAAATGTTGGCTGAGCCTGGTTACTTAGATGAAGCGTTGAGATTTGTTGAGTTGGTGGAACCAAACGCTGTTGATTTGTGGGAGACATTGATGAATCTTGCACGTGTTCACGGGGATTTAGAGCTCGGCGACCGGTGTCAAGACGTGGTTGAGCAGCTTGATGCGTGTAGACTGAGCAAAGAATCAAAGGCGGGTCTTGTCCCTGTGAAATCATCAGACTCAGCAAAAGAGAAGCTACAGAGGATGACGACAAGGGATAATAACTTCAGGGCTGGAGATATATCTCTTCCGGAAAACAGAGAATACTACATGGCGCTGAAGAGTTTAAAGGAGCATATGGTGGAGCTTGGTTACGTGCCCGAGTCTAGGCTTGCGTTGCACGACGTGGAGCAGGAGAGCAGAGACGAGAACCTTTTTAACCACAACGAGAGATTCGCCTTCGTCTCGTCGTTTCTCAACACTCCTGCGCGTTCTGAAGTACTAGTGAGGAAGAATCTACGAGTTTGTATTGATTGCCACAACGCGTTGAAACTGATGTCGAAGATAGTTGGGAGACGGATGATCTCGCGAGATGTCAAGAGGTATCACCATATGGAAGATGGTGTTTGCTCTTGCAGAGACTATTGGTGA
- the LOC106368140 gene encoding cytochrome b-c1 complex subunit 7-1, mitochondrial yields MSTLLQSLIDPKKNFLARMHMKAVSTRLRRYGLRYDDLFDQYESMDIKEALNRLPREVVDARNQRLKRAMDLSMKHEYLPKDLQAVQTPFRGYLKEMLALVERERKERDALGALPLYQRTLP; encoded by the exons atgtcgACGCTTCTGCAATCGCTCATCGATCCGAAGAAGAACTTCCTCGCTCGTATGCATATGAAAGCCGTATCCACTCGCCTTCGTAGATACg GTCTCAGGTACGATGATCTGTTTGATCAGTATGAAAGTATGGACATTAAGGAAGCGCTGAACAGATTGCCCAGGGAGGTCGTCGACGCTCGTAACCAGCGTCTCAAGCGTGCCATGGACCTCTCCATGAAGCACGAGTACCTTCCCAAGGATCTTCAG GCGGTGCAGACCCCATTCCGTGGCTATCTTAAGGAGATGCTGGCTCTC GTTGAAAGGGAAAGAAAGGAACGTGACGCCTTGGGAGCTCTACCACTCTACCAGCGCACACTCCCTTAA
- the LOC106368051 gene encoding probable potassium channel AKT5, producing MDNKKRKVWFWPEKQGGGGVSIKEAEDIAAEHVSTEETMSHYSFSKGLLPPLGVNSGSTRRVKLRFFIVSPFDPRYRAWDWFLVLLVGYTAWASPFEFGYLQTPRAPLSIIDNVVNGFFAIDIVLTFFVAFLDKATYLLVDDPKRIAWRYVSSWLIFDVVSTVPYELFGSLLHNTIQGYGIFSMLRLWRLRRASNCFARLEKDRKYNYFWVRCTKLLLVALFVVHCGACFCYSIAAHYPDPSMTFMALAEPNWTQKSLLIRYVTAMYWSITTFSTTGYGDIHGNNASERAFILFYMIFNLGLLAYIIGNMTNLVVHVTSRTRNFRDTIQGASAFAQRNKLPERLQEQMVAHLSLRYRTDSEGLQQQEIIDSLPKAIRSSISHYLFYEVVDKIYLFHGISNDLLFQLVSEMKAEYFPPKEDVILRNEAPTDFYIMVTGAAEIIAPVNGVDQVVGEAQPGHVFGEVGVLCYRPQLFTVRTKRLSQLLRLNRTAFLNLVQANVGDGAIIMNNLLQHLKDSEDPVMKGILADTEQMLAQGKMDLPLSLCFAAARGDDLLLHQLLKRGSNPNETDKNGRTALHIAASKGCHYCVVLLLEHGADPNIKDSEGSVPLWEAIFGRHEEISKLLWDNGAKLSPDTVAHFSCLAVEQSSLDTLKDIVKYGGDTSLPDSNGTTALHRAVSEGNMEIVEFLLEHGADMDMPDVYGWTARGLAEHQGHEDIKALFHSQRPVEKKPKSVSGTPENVTPLMKHSSEPVMIHHRSRESMPFLRGGSQRRKLSNFKNSLFGIMSAANTGDEGEASTLSEGVGGVYPARVTISGEASSAGKVVKLPNTLEELIEIGEKKLGFVATQILTREGAHIDDISLIRDGDFLLLLKVSC from the exons ATGGATAATAAGAAGAGGAAAGTGTGGTTTTGGCCGGAGAAACAAGGCGGCGGAGGAGTTTCGATCAAGGAGGCGGAGGATATTGCGGCGGAGCATGTTTCGACGGAAGAGACGATGAGTCATTACAGTTTTAGCAAAGGCCTTCTTCCGCCTCTCGGTGTTAATTCCGGCTCTACGCGTCGCGTTAAGCTCCGCTTCTTCATCGTCTCTCCCTTCGATCCTCGCTACAG GGCATGGGATTGGTTTCTAGTGCTTTTGGTGGGCTACACAGCGTGGGCATCGCCTTTTGAGTTTGGCTACCTACAAACGCCAAGAGCACCGCTCAGTATTATTGATAACGTCGTCAATGGATTTTTTGCTATTGACATCGTTTTGACATTCTTTGTTGCCTTCTTGGACAAGGCAACTTATCTTCTAGTCGATGACCCCAAGAGAATAGCTTGGAGATACGTCTCGTCTTGGCTCATTTTTGATGTGGTTTCCACAGTTCCTTATGAACTTTTTGGGAGCTTATTGCATAATACTATTCAAGGATATGGCATTTTCAGTATGCTGCGTCTATGGCGTCTGCGCAGGGCTAGTAACTGTTTTGCTAG ATTGGAGAAAGATCGAAAGTACAACTACTTTTGGGTCCGATGCACAAAGCTTCTCCTC GTTGCTCTCTTTGTGGTTCATTGTGGGGCATGCTTCTGCTATTCTATTGCTGCGCATTACCCAGACCCTTCCATGACTTTTATGGCACTTGCGGAGCCAAACTGGACACAGAAATCTTTGCTTATCCGCTATGTCACAGCGATGTATTGGTCCATAACCACCTTCTCAACAACGGGTTATGGTGATATACATGGTAATAATGCAAGTGAGAGGGCCTTCATTCTCTTCTACATGATCTTCAATCTTGGACTGCTAGCTTATATAATTGGTAATATGACTAACTTGGTGGTTCATGTGACCAGTCGCACCAGAAACTTT agAGATACCATCCAAGGTGCCTCAGCGTTTGCTCAGAGGAACAAACTTCCAGAGCGCTTGCAAGAACAGATGGTAGCACATTTGTCTTTGAGGTACAGAACCGATTCTGAAGGTCTACAGCAGCAAGAAATTATCGATTCCCTACCCAAAGCTATCCGTTCCAGCATCTCACATTATCTGTTCTATGAAGTTGTTGACAAGATTTACTTGTTCCATGGAATATCCAATGATCTTTTGTTTCAATTG GTCTCTGAAATGAAGGCCGAGTATTTTCCTCCCAAAGAAGATGTGATTTTGAGGAATGAAGCCCCGACAGACTTTTACATTATGGTGACAGGAGCTGCT GAAATCATTGCACCTGTGAATGGAGTGGATCAG GTAGTTGGTGAAGCACAGCCTGGTCATGTTTTTGGTGAAGTTGGGGTGCTATGCTACAGGCCACAGCTGTTCACAGTTCGTACTAAGCGATTGAGTCAACTACTTCGTCTGAACCGTACAGCATTCTTAAATCTAGTTCAGGCAAATGTTGGTGATGGAGCAATAATCATGAATAATCTACTTCAG CATCTGAAAGACTCAGAAGATCCAGTGATGAAAGGCATTTTGGCTGATACAGAACAGATGTTGGCTCAAGGGAAAATGGACTTACCTCTCAGCTTATGTTTCGCAGCAGCAAGAGGTGATGATTTACTGCTGCATCAGTTACTGAAACGAGGCTCAAACCCTAATGAAACTGATAAGAACGGTCGAACCGCGCTG CATATAGCAGCATCAAAAGGATGCCACTACTGTGTTGTATTACTTCTCGAGCATGGGGCAGATCCTAACATTAAAG ATTCGGAAGGTAGTGTACCATTGTGGGAAGCCATCTTTGGGAGACATGAAGAAATCTCTAAACTCTTATGGGACAACGGTGCAAAGCTAAGTCCTGACACAGTAGCCCATTTCTCTTGCTTAGCCGTTGAACAAAGCAGCTTAGATACACTCAAAGACATTGTAAAATACGGCGGAGATACCTCACTCCCAGATAGCAACGGAACCACAGCTCTGCACAGAGCAGTGTCAGAAGGGAACATGGAGATTGTGGAGTTCTTGTTAGAGCATGGAGCTGATATGGACATGCCAGATGTGTACGGGTGGACTGCTCGTGGTCTAGCTGAGCATCAAGGGCATGAAGACATTAAAGCTCTGTTTCACAGTCAGAGACCAGTGGAGAAGAAACCGAAATCCGTTTCCGGTACACCAGAGAATGTTACACCACTGATGAAGCACAGCAGCGAGCCTGTAATGATTCACCACCGTTCAAGGGAATCGATGCCTTTCCTTCGAGGTGGCTCTCAGAGAAGGAAGCTTAGTAACTTCAAGAACTCGCTGTTTGGTATCATGTCGGCTGCAAACACTG GTGATGAAGGAGAGGCATCTACACTAAGCGAAGGAGTTGGTGGGGTTTATCCGGCGAGAGTGACGATCAGTGGTGAGGCTTCCTCCGCCGGTAAAGTGGTGAAGCTACCAAATACACTGGAGGAGTTAATTGAAATTGGTGAGAAGAAGTTGGGGTTTGTTGCCACACAGATTCTGACGAGAGAAGGAGCTCATATCGACGACATAAGTCTCATAAGAGACGGGgattttctccttcttctcaaGGTTTCTTGTTAG
- the LOC111203273 gene encoding uncharacterized protein LOC111203273 → MKKMGVIVFLLLHSIFYTAFCFKDGLLPNGDFELGPHHTDMKGTQVMNKTAIPSWELSGFVEYIPSGHKQGDMILVVPKGAFAVRLGNEASIKQKINVKKGSYYSITFSAARTCAQDERLNVSVAPHHGVMPIQTVYSSSGWDLYSWAFKAQSDYAEVVIHNPGVEEDPACGPLIDGVAMRALYPPRPTNKNILKNGGFEEGPWVLPNTSSGVLIPPNAVDDHSPLPGWMVESLKAVKYIDSDHFSVPQGRRAVELVAGKESAVAQVVRTTPGKIYVLSFAVGDASNACAGSMIVEAFAGKDTLKVPYESKGKGGFKRASLKFVAVSDRTRIMFYSTFYAMRNDDFSSLCGPVIDDVKLLSARRM, encoded by the exons atgaaaaagatGGGAGTGATAGTGTTTCTTCTGCTTCATTCGATCTTCTACACAGCCTTTTGCTTCAAAGATG gGCTACTACCAAACGGTGACTTCGAACTAGGTCCACACCACACGGACATGAAAGGGACACAAGTGATGAACAAAACAGCAATCCCAAGCTGGGAACTCTCAGGCTTCGTCGAGTACATTCCCTCAGGACACAAACAAGGCGACATGATCCTTGTCGTGCCTAAAGGCGCTTTCGCAGTGCGTCTAGGCAACGAGGCTTCCATCAAACAAAAGATCAACGTTAAGAAAGGGTCTTACTATTCCATCACGTTCAGTGCGGCTCGAACGTGCGCACAAGACGAACGGTTAAACGTTTCCGTGGCTCCTCACCACGGAGTAATGCCGATTCAAACGGTTTACAGTAGCTCAGGTTGGGATTTGTATTCGTGGGCGTTTAAGGCGCAGAGTGATTATGCAGAGGTTGTGATACATAATCCAGGCGTTGAGGAAGATCCTGCATGTGGACCTCTCATTGATGGTGTAGCTATGAGAGCTCTTTATCCTCCTCGTCCCACCAATA AGAACATTCTAAAGAACGGAGGATTCGAAGAAGGCCCATGGGTTTTACCCAACACGTCATCAGGCGTTCTGATCCCACCTAACGCCGTCGACGACCACTCTCCGTTACCGGGATGGATGGTAGAATCTCTCAAAGCCGTTAAATACATAGACTCCGACCACTTCTCCGTCCCTCAAGGCCGCCGCGCCGTCGAACTCGTCGCCGGGAAAGAGAGCGCCGTCGCACAGGTCGTCCGCACGACCCCCGGGAAAATTTACGTTCTCTCCTTCGCCGTCGGAGACGCGAGCAACGCCTGCGCGGGGTCTATGATCGTCGAGGCCTTCGCCGGGAAAGACACGCTCAAGGTACCGTACGAGTCGAAAGGGAAAGGTGGATTCAAGCGAGCGTCGCTGAAGTTCGTCGCCGTCTCGGACAGGACTAGGATCATGTTCTACAGCACGTTCTACGCGATGAGGAACGACGATTTCTCGAGCCTGTGTGGGCCGGTGATCGACGACGTTAAACTCCTCAGTGCTCGGAGGATGTGA